TGCCGAACACGGCGGGGGGGATCATCTGTCAGTGGCTCGGCGGTCGATCCGTCTGAGGACCGGGACCAGGAGCGTCGCGGCGGCTTCCAGCAGCCGGCGATCCGTGTCATCGAACGCATCGGGTTGATCGGAGTCGATATCGATCTCGCCGAGGCATTCGCTCCCGGACATGATCGGTACAACAATCTCCGATTTGGTCTCCAGAGAACAGGCCAAGAACCGTGGATCGGCATTCACGTCGGGGACGATAATGGTCGCCTGCTGCGATGCCGCCGCCCCGCAGATTCCCTTGTTCAGCGGGATGCGCGTGTGCGGCGAGGGCTTCCCCCGGTATGGTCCGAGGACGAGTTCCGCGCCGTCCAGAAGGTAGATGCCGACCCAGGTGTAGTGGCGCACGCGCTCGTGCAGCATCGCCACGACCCGGTCCAACACGTCATTGGGGAGGCCACCGGTCCCAAGCATCTCGATGATTTCCCTGAGCAGGGCTTGACTGTCCAACACTGACCCTCGCGACTCTAGTAAGTTGCCAATAGACCATCCCACACTGTCATTCTGAACCCGCCGCTCTTCGGCGGGGTGAAGAATCTGCTGTTTCTTCATAGGGGAAGGAAAGCAGATGCTTCGCTTCGCTCAGCATGACAAACCTATCCTCCCGGCTTCATGAGGTGCCCGTCGGCGACCTGCTGGGACTTGAGGACAAGGGGCTTCAGCCCCTTGACACGCAACCTTCAACGACCCACCGCATTGACTGCTCTGCGTATCGCGGCGACATTCTCATCCGGCGCGGTCACCGGAATGGCGCATCCCGGACCGACCGCAAAGGGAATATCGCCATTCTCACTGATCAGACGCAGGATCTTCTGTTCCAGGATGTCTGGCGTGTCGTTCACAAGCTCGCTCATGTAGGGGACACCACCCATGACCGGACGACCCAAAGCCGCATGGCCATCGCACAGCGAGGGATTGTCCGGATCGGTGGCATCCCAGTTGACCAGCGCGGCCGGGAACTCGCGATACTCGGCCAGATGGATCTTCGTGTCGCAGACGTGCAGAACATTGAAAGCATCACCGCCGGCGGCATCCCAAACCAAGCGGTCGTACGGCAGCGCGAAGCGTCGGAGTTCATCCACGGTCAGGCGCTCCGCCGAGGCCCATTGCGTCGTGGCGAAGAAAACCCCATCGGCGCCGGCGTTGCGCATTTCGACCACCAAATCGGCAAAGGTCGTGGCGATCGCGGTCAGCGCCCACTCGACGGCGTCCGGTACCGTACGCAGGTGTTCCTGCAACACCGCGTCCGTCGGTACCATATCCCCCGCGATCGAGATCGGGTTGAAGACCGTCATGACGATGCGAAACGGCGGCGGGAGCGCCCGACGAATGCGCGCGATCGCACGCAACTGGAAGTCGAACATCGGGTGCTTCACGGACACAGGCGCGACCTTGGCCCAGTCTTCGGGGTTGCTGATCGGGAAACCGACCCGCTCGGGTTTGGTCAGTTCATCGGGGCTGGGGCGCATGATGACACCCCACGGTTCATAGTGGTATGAGGCGCGCGGGTTGATCTTCAGGAGATCCCAGTCGAAGCGCTTCTGCCAGGTGACCATGGCCTCGACAAAACGATCAAGGTCATCCTCATCGCGATAGAAATGCCGCCACAACGCGACGGGTGGCCGGTCGGGTTTGACGCCATCGATCAACGCCTGGAGGCGTTCGGTGTGATTGAGGTGCTCGATCACTGTGGTCCGTCTGACGCCAACGGCATCCGTTCGCAGGAGACCCTCATCACCACGGGCGAAGGATCCGATCAGAACACGCTCACCTTGAAGTATTTCTTCGGATTGGCGGTGATATCGTCGATCAACAGCCGGGTCTCTTTCACCAAATCCCGTGCTTCAACATAAAGAGACGAATCGGCCGAGAGCCTGCCCAGAGTCCCCTGGCCCTGCTCCCAACGACTCACGAGTGCATGGGCGCGTCGGGACACATCGGTGAGCTCCACATAGAGCGCCGAGTCCCAGACCAGATGCGACAATGTGCCGCCGCCGTGCAGCACGCCATGAGAGAGCGAGTCGAAGGAACGGGCGGTTCCCTCCATCGCGGTCACCAGCCGTTCCTGGGCCTTCCCCAGATCGACCAGCAACCGCCGCGAGGCGATGACGACCGAGTCGATCGCATCCGATGAACTCCCATTGGTGGTCAGCCGACCGAGATACCCCTCGCCGCGCTCGACCCTGGTCAGGATCGCACTGAGGTGTCCGAGCGAGGCATTGAGATTGTCCATCATCTCCGGCGCATTGGCAAAGGCGGTGGTCAGGTCCCCGGCAATGGTCGATTTCAACGTCGCGCCCGGAGTGGCGGGTGGGTCTCCGGGCGCTCGCAACGTGACCGACAGGTACTTGTCTCCCATCAGCCCGACCGTTCCAATCGCCGCCGTCGATGAATCGGAGACCAGGGCCCACGCGTCGTCCGTAATGCGGAATTGCACACGGATGCTCCCCGGACGGTCGCGCTGCACGAACTCGATGCCGGTGACTCGCCCCACCTCGATCCCACCGAGCCACACGGGGGAGCCGCTCACCAAGCCGCCGACATCGTCAAAATACGTCTCCAGGGATTTCGTCTTCTCAAAGACCGTCATCCCTGTTCCCTTGAACGCGGCCCACAGGAGCACGGCAAACGCGAAGAGAATCACGATACCGACCCGGACTTCACCCCAGGGAACTCGTCCGCTACGCCGCATCACTCGTCACCGCCATTCCGTCCGCCCGCCGATCACCCGACCGCCTGACGACCGCACGAGCCGGGATCACACCCGTGCGTGCAGTTGTTGCCGCGCACATCCCAGACTTCGTCGCGCTCCGCCAGCCACGCGAGTGAATCGGCGTGCATGTCGGTCAACGCCGGTAGCTCCAGGATCATTTTGTGCATGTCGATCTCGAGCTGCCGATCATCCGGCATCGGCGCCATGTCCATGATGCCCTCCCACCGCCGGTAGAAGGACTTCACGTTTGCCAGGTCCTTTGTCCGGAGCACGACCGCCAGCTCGCGAACATACTGGATGGCCACGGCATCAATGGCACTGCAACAACGACTCACGTCAGCTCCCTTCGGGCATCTGACAGAATGAGATGCCCAATGTGCGCTGGGGCTTTGGTTCGTGTGATGCGACGGTGACTACCCCTCACCCTACCCTCTCCCCCGAGGGGAGAGGGGAAGAAACTGATCCTCCTCTCCCTTCCAGGGGGAGGGGGAACGATAACCTCTCCCTCCGGGAGAGGTCGATCCGTCCGGAGGACGGATCGGGTGAGGGAGTGTTTCTGACCGTTCATTGTTGTCAAAATCCCTTGGTTCACGCCTTTCCTATCCCCGGCAATGCCCGCACCGAATCGACAAAGGGCGACAGAAACGCCTGCACGTCGGGATGACCGGATCGCACCAGACCGATCCCATCGCCATCGAATACGACCCGGCCGTCATGCAGGACAATAAAGTGATCGGTGACCTCAAAAGCATCGGCGATCTGATGGGTCACGACGATGGAGGAAACGCCTTTGACATCGCGCAGCTTGACGATCATGTCGGTGATGGCGCGCGTCGAGATCGGGTCAAGACCGGTGGTCGGCTCGTCGTACAACATAATCCAGGGGTCGACCGCGGCCACCGCCCGGCCGATCGCCACTCGTCTCTGCATCCCCCCCGACAGCAAATCGGGCAACAGATCAATCAGGTCCTCGGACAGATTCAGAAACCGGAGCGTCTGCCGCACGGTGTCCTCGATCTCATCCAGGGGCTGGTCGGTATGTTCCAGCAACGTGTAGCCGATGTTCTCACCGACCGTCATCGAATCGAACAGCGCTCCCCCCTGAAAGACAAAGCCGATGCGCGGTCGCACGCGCTGCCAGTCACTCTCCCGGGCACGGGTCATCTCCTCGCCGTTGACAAAGACGCGCCCCTGCCTCGGCTGGATCAATCCAGAGACTAGCTTGAGGATCGTGCTTTTCCCCGATCCCGACACGCCGAGAACGACAACCGTCTCCCCCGGCGCGACGTGAAAGGTGACGTCGCGGAGGACCGGTGTGTCACCGTAGGCGAAGCTGACGTTCTCGAAGCGGATCATAAGTTCAATGCGGTCAGATATCCGCTGCCCCCCGGCAACAGGGGAGTGAGGACAAGGGGCTTAAGCCCCTTGTTGGCCAAGATCGGCTGTCGACTCGACATTGGCGGTGATCCCGCACGCGGCAACAAACGAATCAAACCATGACCATCGGTAAACAAGGGGCTTAAGCCCCTTGTCCTCGTGACGCGGCGTCCTCTCTGAAGATCGTCGCTCATCGCCATCGCTACAACAACCCCTTCAACTGCGGCACCAACAGCCGCGTGAACAGGAAATTGATGAACAGGATCGTGATCGAGCAGGCGACCACGGAATCGGTCGTCGACCGCCCCACCCCCTTGGTTCCGCCCACCGTGCGGAACCCCATGAATGTGGAGATCGTCGCGATGATCACGGCAAAGAGAAACGGCTTGGCCAGTCCGATGATGAAGTTCCCCAGGTTGAGCTTGTTGATCACGTTCGTCATATAGGCGGTCCCCGAGATGTGCGCGATGTACACCGCGATCAGGTATCCACCCGCCAGACCGACGAAATCGCAGATGATGGTTAGAACCGGCATCACGATGAAGATGGCCCAGAAGCGGGGCACTGCCAGCTTGCGGATGGGATCGACGCCGAACGCCTTGAGAGCGTCGATCTGCTCGGAGGATTTCATCGACCCCAATTCGGCGGTGATCCCGGCCGCCACCCGGGCGGCGACCATCAGGCCGGTCAGCACCGGACCCAGTTCCCGCACGATGGCGATCACCATGACGCGGCCGAGGTAGTTCTTGGAGCCGAAGTCGGCCAGCTCAATCGAGAACTGCAACGCCATCCCCTGCCCGGCGAAGACACCGGTCAAGACGACCAGGAACAGAGAGCCGACGCCGAGAAAGTACATCTGCTCCAGCACTTCAAAGGCATAGAACGGCCGTCCGAACAGACGGGCGATCAGGCGCCCGGAGTAGAAGAACAACTCCTGCACGTCCCAAGCGAACCGCCTCAAAATGCCTGTCAGGGCCAACATGAGTATCTGCCCGCCGCCGACTTCAGTCCGACAATATACGACTCACCCCTCCAAAAAGGAGCGCTTTGCGCTGGGTTCAGCAGTGTCGCCATGGATTTCGCTTGCGACCGGAGCGGCCGCTGCGTAGGTTCTATGCGCCTGTGTTCGTGGGGATGGTCCCGTAAACGGGGCCTGAGATCATACCCCTCGAACCTGATCCGGATAATGCCGGCGTAGGGAACGGACCAGGTGAGTGCCCGGAGAGACATCCGGGCACCAACAAGACACCGTTTCCGCCTGCCCGGAAACGGTTTTTCGTTTTGGCGTTTCGGGCCCCGGGAGAGGACTATTCCCATGTCACGCCGGAAGATGTCTGTAATCCAGGCGTCACGACCGATCTTGGCCACCGCCCTCATCTGGATGGCCGGCGCACGGCCTGCGCACGCGACAGATCTCAACGGCAAAGTCGTAGACGCCCAGACCGGCCGATCGGTTGCGGCGGCCACGGTCAGCATTGCCGGGACCTCCCGGGCAACCGCTGCCGCAGACGATGGTGCATTCACCTTCGAAGGTGTGCCCGAGGGCCCTGTTGAGCTGGTTGTCCGTCACGTCGCCTACCATCCCTGGCGGCAGCGTCTGACGCCGTCCGAGGTCCCGGAGATCGTACGCCTGCAGCCGCTGATCCTGGAAGGTCAGGGCATTGTCGTCACCGGTACCCGGGCGGTACGCGGCCAGTCGCCGGTCGCCTTTGAGAATGTCACCCGCCGTGAGATCGACCGCGCCCACTACGCCCAAGATCTCCCGGTCCTGCTGTCCGAAAGCCCCGGTGTCTACACGTCTTCCGACAACGGGAACGGCATCGGGTACTCATATCTGTCGATCCGCGGCTTTCCCCAGCGCCGTGTCTCCGTGCTCGTCAACGGCGTGCCTCTGAATGATCCCGAGTCGCATGAAGTGTACTGGATCGATCTCCCCGACCTGGCCGAGAACCTCGAGGATGCGCAGATTCAGCGCGGCGTGGGAACGACTCTGTATGGCTCCAACTCGATCGGCGGCACCGTCAATCTCCTCACCAGCTATCTGGCTCCAAACCGACGGACATCGGTGTCGTCGGGGGTCGGCGCCTATGGCACGCGCCGATTCTCGGTCGCGTTCAATTCCGGGCTGATCGACGCCCGCCACAGCGTGTATGGGCGGTTTTCCCGCATCGTTTCGGATGGATATCGCGACCATTCCTGGACCGATGTGTGGTCGTACTTCTTCTCCGCCGCGCGATTCGATGAGAAGTGGACGAACCGCCTCAACATCTTCGGCGGCCCCGAACAGACACACCTCGCCTACAAGGGCATTCCACGCCGGTTCATCGACGGTGACACGACCTTCACCTTCAATGGCCGTCGACCGACGGGCGAACCCGATGTCGACCGCCGCTACAATCCCTTTGAATGGTCCGGTGAGACCGACAATTTCAACCAACCACAGTACCAACTCCTGACGGAGTTTCGTCCGGATTCGATGTGGCGGCTTGAGAACACGTCATACTACATCAAGGGACGCGGGTTCTATGATCAACTACGCTCCGATGAGAAGTACGCGAAATACCATCTGATCTCTCCGGACGCCTTCCGCAGCCGCGCCGATCAACTGTGGCGACGGCGTTGGGTGGACAACGACTTCTGGGGACTCATACCCAAGATCACGCGTCGTCACACAAACGGCGAGATAGCGGTCGGCGGCGAGTTCAACCGTCTCACCGCCCGACACTGGGGCGAAGCGCAGTCCGTGATCCCGGCGCCGGCGGATTTCGTCCCCGGGCAACGGTATCATGACTACGAAGGCGCCAAGACCGTGGCGTCGGTCTTCGCCCAAGAAGTGCTGGCTCCCGCGCCGCGGATTACCGTGACCGGTGCCGTGTCCTACTCGTTCAAAAGGTATGAGTTGCGACACAATCGCTTTGCCAATGGATACGGACAGCGCGTGGAGCACACGACCGACTACAATCTGATCTCACCGCGGCTGGGATTGACCGTTTCGGCCGCGCCCGGGATTTCGGTCTTCGGGAGCGTCAGCTACAACTCCCAAGAGCCGATCAACGACGAGATCTTCGATCCCCAGGATTTCGGGGCCAATGCCGGCGACTTCTTCCGCGACACGACGCGCCGCGCCGATGGCGTCCTCGTCGGCAGTGATCCGGTCATGAAACCGGAAAAGCTCCTCGACTGGGAATGGGGTGTGACGGTCCGGCGCGATCGCTGGCGCGCGCAAGTCAACCTCTTCCACATGCGGTTCCATGATGAAATCGTCTGGGGCGGCGGTCTGAGCGACGACGGCGAGCCGATCCGCGGCAACGCGTCACGAACGGTCCATCAGGGAATCGAACTGACAGCCAACGCCGATCTGGGACTGGGGTTGTCGGTCTCCGGCAATGCCGCTGTGTACGACAACACGTTCGACAAGTTTACGGAGTACACTTGGGACCCGGACCATCCGATCGTCGACCGCTCCGGCAACATCATCGCCGGGTTTCCCACGCACCTGGCCAACGTGCGCGTGAACTACGACCAACGCTATGTCGGCCTGAGCGGGCACGTCTTCGCCGCCGGCCGGCTGTACATCGACAACTCGGAATCCCGCGCGGCCTCGATTGCTCCGTACGAGACTATCGACCTGCGCGCCGAGGTGAAGCTCGAACCATTGATCGGCTGGCCGGGCATGAGTTTCTTCTGTCAGGCAAACAACGTGCTGGACGAAGAGTACGAGACGAGCGGGTATCTGGACGATGACGGCACGCCGCTGTTCATTCCCGCGGCCAAACGCAATGTGTATGTCGGCCTGCGGGTGCGGCTATAGGAACAAAGCGGAAGACGATGTCTGTGTCATCCCGAACGAAGTGAGGGATCTGCTTTCCAGGTCCGATGGCAGGCCGTCAACAGCAAACCCCTCGCTACGCTCGGGGTGACATCTGCCTGACTATTCATCCCGACTTCCCGAACCCAGGCAACCGCCGTGACCCTCCATCCCCTCGACTGGACCATCGTGGGCGCCTTCTTCGCCTTCCAGGCATACCTCGGCTTCCGCTCCCGTCGTGTGCCAAGGCGGATGGACGCGGCCGACTACCTTCTGGGGGGACGCCGACTGACGCTCCCCGTGTTCGTCGCGTCGCTGGTATCCACCTGGTATGGCGGCATCCTCGGGGTCGGCGAGTACTCGTTCAAGTACGGCATCTCGAACTGGCTGGTCTTCGGCGTCCCGTACTATCTCTGGGCGACGATCTTCGCTCTGTTCCTGGCCCGGCCGACGCGCCGCACGCATTTCATCTCCCTTCCCGATCATCTCGGCGCCGCGTATGGACGCACCCCGGCGTTGATGGGCGCGATTATCGTCTTCGTGATGACGGTGCCGGCCGCTTATGTCCTCATTCTCGGCGACCTCGGGCGCATGCTTCTAAACTGGCCGACCTGGGTCGGCGCGACACTGAGCGTCGTCTTGTCGAGTGTCTACCTCATCACCGGCGGGTTTCGGTCCGCGGTGCGCGTCGATGTGCTGCAGTTCCTTTGCATGCTCGTCGGCTTCGCCTTGATCCTGCCGTTTGCCTTCCACCAGTACGGCGGATGGTCGTTCATCGCCGGCCATGTTCCGGCGACACACCTCACGTGGCACGGCGGCAACTCCGGCTGGTTCGTGCTCTCATGGTACTTCATCGCCGCCACCACCATGGTCGAACCCGCCTTCTACCAACGTTGCTATGCCACCGAGACCGAGCAGATTGCCCGAAAAGGGATCTTCTGGTCGATCGCCTTCTGGGTCGTCTTCGATTTCATGACGACAACTGCCGGTCTCTACGCCCGCGCCGCGATCGCCGATCTCCGCGATCCCAAGACCGCCTATGTCGCCTTGGCGACCCGGCTGCTTCCCCCCGGGGTGCTGGGTCTGTTCATGGTGGGAGTGATCGCCACGGCCGTTTCCACCGTCGACTCCTACATGTTCATCTCGGCGACGGCATTGGGTCGCGATCTTCTCTCGCGCCTGCGACCGTTGACCGATCACGGCGTCAAGACCGCCACACGGTGGGGCGTCGTCGTCTCTTCCGCGTCGGCTGTCACGCTGGCGCTTTCATCGACATCGGTGATTGCGCTCTGGCGGGACCTCGGCTCGATCGGCGTGCCGGCACTGCTGTTGCCGGTCATCGCCAGCTTCGTGCCCCGGTTGCGTCGTCCGCCGGCGCGCGCGGTGATTTTCTGGATCGCCTGCCCCGCGACGGTCGCGGCGCTGTGGATCGGAACACGCATCGTCCGCGGGAGCTACCCCTATGGCATCGAGCCGATCTTCCCGGCGCTGATGGTGTCGATCGCGTTTGCGGTGGCACTGATCCGAACAAAGTCAGGAGCTCGGGGCTCCTGACCTACGGAAATGAAAGACGCGTGTAGGGGCGCATCGCGATGCGCCCGAGAGCCGTTGGCGAACGGCCCCTACAAACGCACAGTGGACAACAGCGCTTCATCCGCGGGCGGGACGACGAGGCCTTTGGTCTCCTCGCCGCGCTGTAAGGTCACCTCGATGTGCGGATCGTGTTTGCGGTCGCAGTAGCGGGCGGTGATCGCCGCCGCGTTCTCCAAATCGTCATCCGTCGGCGTGCCGCGCACCAGCACGATCGGTGAGCCGGTCCCCATGACCTCCAATCGCCAGTCGTTCGGCCCGGCATAGGCGGCGATCTTGGCATTGTCGGTTTGGTCGCGTCCGACAATGATCTTCGTTGCCACTGACAATCGAAAGTGCCGGCCGACTTGCAGCAGATTCAGATCGGTGAAGTCGACATGCGTCTGGTGACCCAGAAGATCGCGGAGTTTCTTTGAGTACTCCGGGTCAGTCAACAGGCACCCGGAGGCGGGCGTCGGGAAGTTCTCCAGCCCGAATTGCCGGGCCAACTCGAACTGCCGTTTGCGCCCGCGACCGGAAATCGCCTCCAACTGCTCGCGATCAATCTTCCCCTCCAGCTCGGGGATGGTCGGCGGCAACAGCTTTGCCGACAGCGGCCGGAGGAGCCGTCCCTTCAAACGTGCCTCGCGTTCGGTTAGATACAACCTCGGCAGGCGCTGTGAGAACGGGCGCTGCCCGAGCACCTCCCCGGTGATGACCGCATCGGCACCGACTGTCTCCATGTATTCCCGCGCTTCGGTCAGCATGAGGATGCGGCAGTCGACACAGGGATTCATGTTCTGGCCATACCCATAAACCGGGTCCTGCACGATCTGGACGAACTTCTCCGCCAAGTGCACAAGCTTGACGTCGAACCCGAACTGCTGCGCGGCCGGATACGGGTTCGAGGAGCACGACGAGCGGTCGGAGAGATCGCAGCCGAAGTGCGTCATGAAGGTGAGCGCGGTGACCCGTACATTCTGACGCAACATGAGCAGCACGGCCAGGCATGAATCGAGCCCGCCGGAAAAGCAGGCGATGACATGGGCCTTCGGAGGAGCCGGGAAATCGGCCAGAGTGTCCATCGGCATCGCGGTTGAGGTCATCCGATGCAATACGCGTGTCCGCGCACAACTGTTGCCGGAGGAAAATGGTAGGCGAAGCCCACCCCACCATGATGTGTGGGTCAGCCCTCGGGCTGACCTCGGACCCGCAGGGTCCGTCCGAGTCCTGGTGGCGAAGGGAATGATCGCCCGCCGATGGCGGGCGAACGTCAGCCCAAGGGCTGACCGGCACGCAGGGAATCGACACTTCTTGGCCCGTACATCTACGGCAGGACTACGCACGAGCCAGCGTAGTGTGGGCCACCCACACCGCTACATCCGTGGGACGGTTCAGAGCAACCAGAACAACGATTTCCCCGCCCAATCGAGGAAGGGTTGCGGAGCAATCCCAGGAAGTAGGGCGACGACGGCGGACAATGCCAAGGCCGGACGCAGACCGCCGGGGACTCGCTGGATGGCCGATTCAGCTTCTGTGGTCGGCCACATCCACATCGCCACGACGACGCGCAGGTAGTAATAGACCGAAAGCGCCGAGAAGAGCACCGCCCAGATCACCAGTCCGACATACCCCGCCCTGACCGCCTCGGAGAAGAGGACGAATTTGCCGGCGAAGCCGACCGTCGGCGGGATTCCGGCGAGCGCAAACATGAACAGGGAGAGAACTCCCGCCAGCCAGGGATGGCGCCGTCCGAGACCCGCGACCGAATCGAGAGTGGGTGAGGCCCCGGCGTGTCCGAGGGCGCAGAGAACCGCGAACCCACCGACCGACATCCCAGCATACCCCAGCAAATAGAAACCGATCGCGCCGATCGAACCCGCCTGCCCGGCGCACAACCCCACCAGTGCATACCCCATGTGCGCGATGCCGGAGTAGGCCAAAAGACGCTTCAGATCGCGTTGCCGCAGAGCCCAGAGGTTTCCCACGAACATCGACAGCCAGGCAATCCCCCACAACAGGCCGGTGACCGGGAGACCTTGAAACGCAGTCAGCGTCAGGCGCACCAGAAGCCCGAGCGCCGCCGCCTTCGGCGCCGCGGAGAAGAAGGCCACGGTCGGCGTCGGCGCCCCGGCATAGACATCCGGAGCCCAAGCGTGGAAGGGG
The nucleotide sequence above comes from Candidatus Zixiibacteriota bacterium. Encoded proteins:
- a CDS encoding TonB-dependent receptor; translation: MSRRKMSVIQASRPILATALIWMAGARPAHATDLNGKVVDAQTGRSVAAATVSIAGTSRATAAADDGAFTFEGVPEGPVELVVRHVAYHPWRQRLTPSEVPEIVRLQPLILEGQGIVVTGTRAVRGQSPVAFENVTRREIDRAHYAQDLPVLLSESPGVYTSSDNGNGIGYSYLSIRGFPQRRVSVLVNGVPLNDPESHEVYWIDLPDLAENLEDAQIQRGVGTTLYGSNSIGGTVNLLTSYLAPNRRTSVSSGVGAYGTRRFSVAFNSGLIDARHSVYGRFSRIVSDGYRDHSWTDVWSYFFSAARFDEKWTNRLNIFGGPEQTHLAYKGIPRRFIDGDTTFTFNGRRPTGEPDVDRRYNPFEWSGETDNFNQPQYQLLTEFRPDSMWRLENTSYYIKGRGFYDQLRSDEKYAKYHLISPDAFRSRADQLWRRRWVDNDFWGLIPKITRRHTNGEIAVGGEFNRLTARHWGEAQSVIPAPADFVPGQRYHDYEGAKTVASVFAQEVLAPAPRITVTGAVSYSFKRYELRHNRFANGYGQRVEHTTDYNLISPRLGLTVSAAPGISVFGSVSYNSQEPINDEIFDPQDFGANAGDFFRDTTRRADGVLVGSDPVMKPEKLLDWEWGVTVRRDRWRAQVNLFHMRFHDEIVWGGGLSDDGEPIRGNASRTVHQGIELTANADLGLGLSVSGNAAVYDNTFDKFTEYTWDPDHPIVDRSGNIIAGFPTHLANVRVNYDQRYVGLSGHVFAAGRLYIDNSESRAASIAPYETIDLRAEVKLEPLIGWPGMSFFCQANNVLDEEYETSGYLDDDGTPLFIPAAKRNVYVGLRVRL
- a CDS encoding sodium:solute symporter family protein, which codes for MTLHPLDWTIVGAFFAFQAYLGFRSRRVPRRMDAADYLLGGRRLTLPVFVASLVSTWYGGILGVGEYSFKYGISNWLVFGVPYYLWATIFALFLARPTRRTHFISLPDHLGAAYGRTPALMGAIIVFVMTVPAAYVLILGDLGRMLLNWPTWVGATLSVVLSSVYLITGGFRSAVRVDVLQFLCMLVGFALILPFAFHQYGGWSFIAGHVPATHLTWHGGNSGWFVLSWYFIAATTMVEPAFYQRCYATETEQIARKGIFWSIAFWVVFDFMTTTAGLYARAAIADLRDPKTAYVALATRLLPPGVLGLFMVGVIATAVSTVDSYMFISATALGRDLLSRLRPLTDHGVKTATRWGVVVSSASAVTLALSSTSVIALWRDLGSIGVPALLLPVIASFVPRLRRPPARAVIFWIACPATVAALWIGTRIVRGSYPYGIEPIFPALMVSIAFAVALIRTKSGARGS
- a CDS encoding NADH-quinone oxidoreductase subunit N, giving the protein MNFAAIAPELVLCAGAFIVMIVDVSSGARRNLGWLAALFIAAAAVVTMVQFDRIEAGFAGMILADRYANLFRLVIYLGAFLAALTSAGSWKNRGSAGVFGSEFHGLMLVSIIGMDLLVIGAHMAVFFLGLEILSLPLYAMAAGQVRSDEAVEAGAKYFLNGAFASGFLLFGIALVYGGTGSFTLERIGQAIAEGVAHDLLVWIGAVLIGIGFLFKIAAVPFHAWAPDVYAGAPTPTVAFFSAAPKAAALGLLVRLTLTAFQGLPVTGLLWGIAWLSMFVGNLWALRQRDLKRLLAYSGIAHMGYALVGLCAGQAGSIGAIGFYLLGYAGMSVGGFAVLCALGHAGASPTLDSVAGLGRRHPWLAGVLSLFMFALAGIPPTVGFAGKFVLFSEAVRAGYVGLVIWAVLFSALSVYYYLRVVVAMWMWPTTEAESAIQRVPGGLRPALALSAVVALLPGIAPQPFLDWAGKSLFWLL
- a CDS encoding ABC transporter permease; this translates as MLALTGILRRFAWDVQELFFYSGRLIARLFGRPFYAFEVLEQMYFLGVGSLFLVVLTGVFAGQGMALQFSIELADFGSKNYLGRVMVIAIVRELGPVLTGLMVAARVAAGITAELGSMKSSEQIDALKAFGVDPIRKLAVPRFWAIFIVMPVLTIICDFVGLAGGYLIAVYIAHISGTAYMTNVINKLNLGNFIIGLAKPFLFAVIIATISTFMGFRTVGGTKGVGRSTTDSVVACSITILFINFLFTRLLVPQLKGLL
- a CDS encoding uroporphyrinogen decarboxylase family protein, with amino-acid sequence MIEHLNHTERLQALIDGVKPDRPPVALWRHFYRDEDDLDRFVEAMVTWQKRFDWDLLKINPRASYHYEPWGVIMRPSPDELTKPERVGFPISNPEDWAKVAPVSVKHPMFDFQLRAIARIRRALPPPFRIVMTVFNPISIAGDMVPTDAVLQEHLRTVPDAVEWALTAIATTFADLVVEMRNAGADGVFFATTQWASAERLTVDELRRFALPYDRLVWDAAGGDAFNVLHVCDTKIHLAEYREFPAALVNWDATDPDNPSLCDGHAALGRPVMGGVPYMSELVNDTPDILEQKILRLISENGDIPFAVGPGCAIPVTAPDENVAAIRRAVNAVGR
- a CDS encoding MlaD family protein, encoding MRRSGRVPWGEVRVGIVILFAFAVLLWAAFKGTGMTVFEKTKSLETYFDDVGGLVSGSPVWLGGIEVGRVTGIEFVQRDRPGSIRVQFRITDDAWALVSDSSTAAIGTVGLMGDKYLSVTLRAPGDPPATPGATLKSTIAGDLTTAFANAPEMMDNLNASLGHLSAILTRVERGEGYLGRLTTNGSSSDAIDSVVIASRRLLVDLGKAQERLVTAMEGTARSFDSLSHGVLHGGGTLSHLVWDSALYVELTDVSRRAHALVSRWEQGQGTLGRLSADSSLYVEARDLVKETRLLIDDITANPKKYFKVSVF
- a CDS encoding GAF domain-containing protein, whose protein sequence is MLDSQALLREIIEMLGTGGLPNDVLDRVVAMLHERVRHYTWVGIYLLDGAELVLGPYRGKPSPHTRIPLNKGICGAAASQQATIIVPDVNADPRFLACSLETKSEIVVPIMSGSECLGEIDIDSDQPDAFDDTDRRLLEAAATLLVPVLRRIDRRATDR
- a CDS encoding ATP-binding cassette domain-containing protein, with the protein product MIRFENVSFAYGDTPVLRDVTFHVAPGETVVVLGVSGSGKSTILKLVSGLIQPRQGRVFVNGEEMTRARESDWQRVRPRIGFVFQGGALFDSMTVGENIGYTLLEHTDQPLDEIEDTVRQTLRFLNLSEDLIDLLPDLLSGGMQRRVAIGRAVAAVDPWIMLYDEPTTGLDPISTRAITDMIVKLRDVKGVSSIVVTHQIADAFEVTDHFIVLHDGRVVFDGDGIGLVRSGHPDVQAFLSPFVDSVRALPGIGKA